From the genome of Methylomonas sp. UP202, one region includes:
- a CDS encoding efflux transporter outer membrane subunit: MIRIPKFNVRRAALVGSLAGVLSACETAPERDPAALTLAVPAQWREAASVQEPVAGWLAGFGDEQLNALIRVGLAENFDLLSAAARVDAAREQAVIAGSGRWPQLSFVPGYQRGDADGRQSVESGAFSALFSASWELDVWGRIKAAQTGQEREADATGADYAAARLSLAAAIAQTYFEWLEAQWQAEVAAQSVKDRRVIVDLIRGRFNRGLTRGLDLRLALTDLANAEAQSASALNGVQILAKRLQSLIARYPDGELAGRRALPETPQALAVGLPAELLTRRPDIAAAFRRLAATDARLESAQKALLPRVTLTGSGGTSTPALADIVDPRSAAWNLAAGLAQPLFTGDRLQADIRLNEARVRDAYQQYQSVALNAFREVEQALAAEARLRDQERALREAVEQTEASRKLAVYSYQQGLIEILTLLDSYRSTLNAQSAHLAVRRQLLTNRINLYLALGGPV, translated from the coding sequence TTGATTCGAATACCGAAATTCAATGTCCGCCGTGCGGCGCTGGTCGGCAGTCTGGCCGGCGTGCTAAGCGCTTGCGAAACCGCGCCGGAACGCGATCCGGCCGCGTTGACCTTGGCCGTGCCCGCGCAATGGCGAGAAGCGGCGAGCGTGCAGGAACCGGTAGCCGGCTGGCTGGCCGGTTTCGGCGACGAGCAACTGAACGCGCTGATCCGGGTGGGGCTGGCCGAGAACTTCGACCTGCTGTCCGCCGCCGCGCGGGTCGATGCCGCGCGCGAACAAGCCGTGATCGCCGGCTCCGGTCGCTGGCCGCAACTGTCCTTCGTTCCCGGCTACCAGCGCGGTGACGCCGACGGCCGCCAATCGGTGGAGTCCGGCGCCTTCAGCGCGCTGTTCAGCGCCAGCTGGGAGCTGGACGTCTGGGGCCGCATCAAGGCCGCCCAAACCGGCCAGGAACGCGAGGCCGACGCGACCGGCGCCGATTACGCCGCCGCCCGCCTGTCGCTGGCCGCCGCGATCGCCCAGACCTACTTCGAATGGCTGGAAGCGCAATGGCAAGCCGAAGTCGCCGCCCAGTCGGTTAAGGATCGCAGAGTGATCGTCGATTTGATTCGCGGCCGCTTCAATCGCGGCCTGACCCGCGGCTTGGACTTGCGTCTGGCCCTGACCGATCTGGCCAACGCCGAAGCGCAATCGGCCAGCGCGCTTAACGGCGTGCAGATTCTGGCCAAGCGCTTGCAGAGTCTGATCGCCCGCTACCCCGACGGCGAATTGGCCGGCCGCAGGGCCTTGCCGGAAACGCCCCAGGCCTTGGCGGTCGGCCTGCCGGCGGAATTACTGACACGCCGCCCGGATATCGCCGCCGCGTTTCGGCGCTTGGCGGCCACCGACGCCCGGCTGGAAAGCGCGCAAAAAGCCTTGCTGCCGCGCGTGACGCTGACCGGCAGCGGCGGCACCAGTACGCCGGCCCTGGCCGACATCGTCGATCCGCGCTCGGCGGCCTGGAACTTGGCGGCCGGTCTGGCCCAACCCTTGTTCACCGGCGATCGCTTGCAGGCCGACATCCGTCTGAACGAAGCCCGCGTCCGCGACGCCTACCAGCAATACCAAAGCGTGGCGCTGAACGCGTTTCGCGAAGTCGAACAGGCACTAGCCGCCGAGGCCAGGCTGCGCGACCAGGAACGCGCGCTGCGCGAGGCGGTCGAGCAAACCGAAGCCAGCCGCAAGTTGGCGGTATATTCCTATCAGCAAGGTTTGATCGAAATTCTGACCTTGCTGGACAGCTACCGCAGCACTTTGAATGCGCAAAGCGCGCATCTGGCGGTGCGGCGGCAGTTATTAACCAATCGCATTAACTTGTATTTGGCCTTGGGCGGCCCTGTGTGA
- a CDS encoding PepSY-associated TM helix domain-containing protein: MKIRPFWVLVHRYAGLAMTAFLIVVGLTGSLLAFYEELDGLVSPHLYAEPAGRQTLAIPQLLDSAEHALGSRARVASLWLSPRHVDIGVSPNNDAQTGQPLVLDFDQVILDPYTGAELGRRHWGSITEGINNLMPFIYKLHYNLALDDIGAWTLGITALVWTLDCFVGFYLTLPAKPLTARAAGPSFWRRWRPAWAVKWRGSSFRINYDLHRAGGLWVWIALLAFAWSSVYMNLGDTVYAKVMQTVSDFRQPWTDIPELPQPLQNPPVVIGEAFELADAAARKAGAEQGFAVLQPAAIWYNAGRGFYVYSARSDLDFQDKGGQLRVVIDAVSGAQKMLLLPSGQYNGNTITAWLAALHMANVFGMPYRIFVCLLGLTIVMLSVTGVVIWLKKRRPKTH; the protein is encoded by the coding sequence ATGAAAATTCGCCCGTTTTGGGTGCTGGTGCATCGTTATGCCGGCTTGGCGATGACCGCGTTTTTGATCGTGGTCGGTTTGACCGGCAGTCTGTTGGCCTTCTACGAGGAATTGGACGGCCTGGTCAGCCCGCACCTATATGCCGAACCCGCCGGGCGGCAGACTTTGGCGATTCCGCAATTACTCGATAGCGCCGAACACGCCTTGGGCAGCCGCGCGCGGGTGGCCTCCTTGTGGCTGTCGCCGCGCCACGTCGATATCGGCGTTTCGCCCAACAACGACGCCCAAACCGGCCAGCCGTTGGTACTGGATTTCGATCAAGTGATACTGGACCCCTACACCGGCGCGGAACTGGGCCGACGGCACTGGGGCTCGATTACCGAAGGCATAAACAACTTGATGCCCTTTATCTATAAACTGCATTACAACCTGGCCCTGGACGACATCGGCGCCTGGACATTGGGCATCACCGCGCTGGTGTGGACCCTGGATTGTTTCGTCGGTTTTTATCTGACCTTGCCGGCCAAGCCACTAACGGCTCGCGCCGCGGGCCCGTCGTTTTGGCGGCGCTGGCGGCCGGCCTGGGCCGTGAAATGGCGCGGCTCGTCGTTCCGCATCAATTACGACTTGCACCGCGCCGGCGGTTTGTGGGTGTGGATCGCGTTATTGGCTTTCGCCTGGTCCAGTGTGTACATGAACTTGGGCGATACGGTTTACGCCAAGGTGATGCAGACGGTCAGCGATTTCCGGCAGCCCTGGACCGACATTCCCGAATTGCCGCAACCCTTGCAAAACCCGCCGGTCGTGATCGGCGAGGCCTTTGAGTTGGCGGATGCCGCCGCGCGCAAGGCCGGGGCCGAGCAAGGCTTCGCGGTATTGCAACCCGCGGCGATCTGGTATAACGCCGGCCGAGGCTTTTACGTATACAGCGCGCGTAGCGACCTGGATTTCCAAGACAAGGGCGGCCAATTGCGGGTGGTGATCGACGCGGTCAGCGGTGCGCAAAAAATGCTGCTGTTGCCCAGCGGCCAATACAATGGCAATACCATTACCGCTTGGCTGGCGGCCTTGCACATGGCCAACGTGTTCGGCATGCCCTACCGGATCTTCGTGTGCCTGCTGGGTTTGACCATTGTGATGCTGTCGGTCACCGGCGTGGTCATCTGGTTGAAAAAGCGCCGCCCTAAAACTCATTAA
- a CDS encoding putative toxin-antitoxin system toxin component, PIN family, whose translation MAIRVVVDTNVLVAGLIGGKGPNREVLRRCLQGDLQPFVGNALYLEYQDLLNRPKIQALCNQTSVALQEFLDGFAQVCTAIDARYLWRPNLKDEADNHLVELAIAALAAYIITNNVSDFAHAELKRLGYEVVTPEQILRLLRS comes from the coding sequence ATGGCAATTAGAGTGGTTGTAGATACAAATGTCCTGGTTGCCGGCTTGATCGGCGGTAAAGGACCGAATCGAGAAGTTCTTCGCCGTTGCCTCCAAGGCGATTTGCAGCCCTTTGTCGGCAACGCACTTTACCTTGAATATCAAGACCTTCTTAATAGGCCGAAGATACAGGCTTTGTGCAACCAAACTTCGGTGGCTTTGCAGGAGTTTCTTGATGGTTTTGCACAGGTTTGTACCGCAATCGACGCCCGCTACTTATGGCGGCCCAATTTAAAGGACGAAGCGGATAATCATTTGGTGGAACTGGCGATTGCCGCTCTTGCCGCTTACATCATCACCAACAATGTGTCGGACTTTGCCCATGCCGAGCTTAAACGGTTGGGTTACGAAGTCGTGACACCGGAGCAAATATTGAGGTTATTAAGATCATGA
- a CDS encoding ribbon-helix-helix protein, CopG family codes for MTTLSIRLPDDMAERLKNIAKVRDISLNKLMFELSIQALAEEDAKQRFLAAQLRGDPKRALRLLDELDALGL; via the coding sequence ATGACAACCTTATCCATTCGATTGCCCGACGATATGGCCGAAAGGCTGAAAAACATAGCCAAGGTCCGCGACATCAGCCTCAACAAGCTGATGTTCGAATTATCCATCCAAGCCTTGGCGGAAGAGGATGCCAAACAACGCTTTCTAGCCGCCCAACTGCGAGGCGACCCTAAGCGGGCTTTACGGTTGTTGGACGAATTGGATGCGCTGGGGCTTTAA
- a CDS encoding DUF4231 domain-containing protein, producing the protein MKKNEFMSSTNEVVADSLEHLLGLIDFNIDWYGRHAKKSKGFHYLSQSALILVPLFASVAVHIPLVPEDVSSFAMLLSSAIAGIVALFSPYRRWKQFKVAELSLHFLKFELIARMSALRKSDTDQPDLEIDLLLQYSKRFEKILFDTADQFFSDQNGSKQDIT; encoded by the coding sequence ATGAAAAAAAATGAATTTATGAGTTCGACAAATGAGGTAGTGGCCGATTCACTCGAACATCTATTGGGGTTAATTGACTTTAATATCGATTGGTATGGTCGACATGCCAAAAAGTCTAAAGGGTTCCATTATTTATCGCAATCGGCGTTAATACTCGTACCGCTTTTTGCATCTGTCGCTGTTCACATTCCACTAGTACCAGAAGACGTCTCTTCTTTTGCAATGCTGTTATCTTCTGCAATCGCAGGTATAGTCGCATTATTTTCACCTTATAGGCGATGGAAACAGTTTAAAGTTGCTGAGTTATCTCTGCATTTTTTGAAATTCGAATTAATTGCACGTATGTCAGCTTTACGCAAGTCCGATACAGATCAACCTGATTTAGAGATTGATCTTTTACTACAGTATAGCAAACGCTTTGAAAAGATATTATTTGATACTGCTGATCAGTTTTTCTCTGATCAAAATGGTTCCAAACAAGATATTACATAA
- a CDS encoding FtsX-like permease family protein — translation MKRFRLAMKMLWRDGRSGELTLLVMALLIAVTSSTAIALFADRLQRTMTLQAAEFLAGDLAVAGPAAIDPAWLGKAGELGLAQSQTVEFPSMLLENGEMLLASIKATGGGYPLRGYLKTGDGAFDHLSEVHAGPEPGTVWVDKRVLQALKLEPGARLTVGEAVLTVTRVLGYEPDRRGDLYSFSPRVMMALADLAATGVVQPGSRVRFAYQFSGDETALNAYRDWLKPQLNPSQRLLDVRNDRPELDSALSRAERYLGLSSVVVILIAGVAIAMAAGRYTERHFNATALLRCLGCKQGEIVALYLGQFLMLGIVTSGSGALLGWLAQHGLFLMLRDLLPARVADPGWLAVGFGFATGLAILLGFALPPLLRLRRVAPLRVLRRDLEPMPASGWLIYGLALSVVGALIWRYTGDWKMTATILGIGALTLALLGLLLYGLLRAARRALPAMSLGWRMALRGLISHGPAGIGQILAFGVTLAAMALSFTVRSDLIAEWQKQLPDQAPNHFALNILPDQVGGFSGDITGLGIAASPFYPVVRGRLIEINQEAVQRRVSKDSTGEAATQRELSLTWAEQLPEDNRVVAGDAWRGLAPGLVSVEQKLADNLGIHPGDRLSFTVGSERLTATVANLRSVRWDTMQPNFYMIFSPGTLTGFPATYMTSFYLDESQKALLTGLVKRFPATTILEVDLLLKQFKTILTQLTRAIDVLLYFALAAGFTVLFAAVYASLDRRIQESALLRTLGAGRGFLRRGHWIEFAVLGGAAGVLAVIASEAVLFALYNRVMQIEYRPNVTLWLALPLIGMLGVGLAGFWGVRGVVRQAPLTVLRRMD, via the coding sequence ATGAAGCGCTTTCGCTTGGCGATGAAAATGCTGTGGCGCGACGGCCGTTCCGGCGAATTGACCCTGTTGGTGATGGCCTTGCTGATCGCGGTGACCAGTTCGACCGCGATTGCGCTGTTCGCCGACCGACTGCAGCGCACGATGACGCTGCAGGCCGCCGAATTTCTGGCCGGCGACCTAGCCGTCGCCGGCCCGGCCGCGATCGATCCGGCCTGGCTGGGCAAGGCCGGCGAACTGGGCTTGGCTCAATCGCAAACCGTCGAGTTTCCGAGCATGTTGCTGGAGAACGGCGAGATGTTGTTGGCCTCGATCAAGGCGACCGGCGGCGGTTATCCGTTGCGCGGCTACCTGAAAACCGGCGACGGCGCGTTCGATCATTTGAGCGAAGTCCACGCCGGTCCGGAACCCGGCACCGTTTGGGTCGACAAGCGGGTGCTGCAAGCTTTGAAACTGGAACCGGGCGCCCGGCTGACCGTCGGCGAGGCCGTGCTGACCGTGACTCGAGTGTTGGGTTACGAGCCGGATCGGCGCGGCGATCTGTACAGTTTCTCGCCGCGAGTGATGATGGCGCTGGCCGATCTCGCCGCGACCGGCGTGGTTCAACCGGGCAGCCGGGTGCGCTTCGCGTATCAATTCAGCGGCGACGAGACGGCGCTGAACGCTTACCGCGACTGGCTGAAGCCGCAATTGAACCCGTCGCAACGCCTGCTGGACGTGCGTAACGACAGGCCGGAACTGGATTCGGCGTTGAGCCGGGCCGAGCGCTATCTGGGGCTGTCCAGCGTCGTCGTGATTTTAATCGCCGGCGTCGCGATCGCGATGGCGGCCGGCCGCTACACCGAGCGGCATTTCAACGCTACCGCGTTATTGCGCTGTCTGGGCTGCAAGCAGGGTGAAATCGTGGCGCTGTACTTGGGGCAATTTTTAATGTTGGGTATCGTCACCAGCGGCAGCGGCGCGCTGCTGGGTTGGCTGGCCCAGCACGGCTTGTTTCTGATGCTGCGCGATTTGTTGCCGGCACGGGTCGCCGATCCCGGCTGGCTGGCGGTCGGTTTCGGCTTCGCCACCGGGCTGGCGATTCTGCTGGGTTTTGCATTGCCGCCGCTGCTGCGGCTACGCCGGGTCGCGCCGCTGCGGGTATTGCGCCGCGATCTGGAACCGATGCCGGCCAGCGGCTGGTTGATTTACGGGCTGGCGCTGAGCGTGGTCGGCGCGTTGATCTGGCGCTATACCGGCGATTGGAAAATGACCGCGACGATACTCGGCATCGGCGCGCTGACCTTGGCCCTGCTGGGCTTGTTGCTCTACGGCTTGCTGCGGGCCGCCCGCCGCGCGCTACCGGCAATGAGTCTAGGCTGGCGCATGGCCTTGCGCGGCCTGATCAGTCACGGCCCTGCCGGCATCGGTCAAATCCTGGCCTTCGGCGTGACCCTGGCGGCAATGGCCTTGAGCTTTACCGTACGGTCCGATTTGATCGCCGAGTGGCAAAAGCAGTTGCCGGACCAGGCGCCCAACCACTTTGCGCTTAACATTCTGCCGGACCAGGTCGGCGGTTTTAGTGGGGACATCACCGGCCTCGGCATCGCCGCCAGCCCGTTCTACCCGGTGGTGCGGGGACGTCTAATCGAGATCAATCAAGAAGCGGTGCAGCGCCGAGTTAGTAAGGACAGCACCGGCGAAGCGGCGACCCAACGCGAACTGAGCCTGACCTGGGCCGAGCAATTGCCCGAGGATAACCGGGTCGTCGCCGGCGACGCCTGGCGGGGCTTGGCGCCCGGCCTGGTATCGGTCGAACAAAAGCTGGCCGACAATCTCGGGATTCATCCCGGCGACCGATTGAGTTTCACGGTCGGCAGCGAGCGCTTGACCGCGACGGTGGCCAATCTGCGCAGCGTGCGCTGGGATACGATGCAGCCGAATTTTTACATGATTTTCTCGCCCGGCACGCTGACCGGCTTCCCGGCCACCTACATGACCAGCTTTTATCTGGACGAATCGCAAAAAGCGCTGCTGACCGGCTTGGTCAAGCGCTTTCCGGCGACGACGATCCTGGAAGTCGATTTGTTGCTGAAGCAATTCAAAACCATTTTGACCCAACTGACCCGCGCCATCGACGTCTTGCTGTACTTCGCGTTGGCCGCCGGGTTTACCGTATTGTTCGCGGCGGTTTACGCCAGTTTGGACCGGCGCATCCAGGAAAGCGCGTTGCTGCGCACGCTTGGTGCCGGTCGCGGCTTTTTGCGGCGCGGCCATTGGATCGAGTTTGCGGTGCTGGGCGGAGCGGCCGGCGTATTGGCTGTGATCGCATCGGAAGCGGTGTTGTTTGCTTTGTATAACCGAGTGATGCAGATCGAATACCGACCCAACGTGACGCTGTGGCTGGCTTTGCCGTTGATTGGCATGCTGGGCGTGGGTTTGGCGGGATTCTGGGGCGTGCGCGGCGTGGTGCGGCAAGCGCCACTGACGGTTTTGCGGCGTATGGATTGA
- a CDS encoding ABC transporter ATP-binding protein: MSINRTAALPVIVAEGLGKTVPTSDGDLHILASVNLIIKRGESIAIVGESGSGKSTLLSLLAGLDTPSSGSVIVAGRDLTQMNEDGRAALRNELVGFVFQSFQLLPALTALENVMLPLELAGNANAEPAARTLLERVGLGKRLQHTPRQLSGGEQQRVALARAFVGRPAILFADEPTGNLDSNTGAHIVELLFELNQELHTTLILVTHDMSLAARCQRTIRLEAGSIV, from the coding sequence ATGTCAATTAATCGCACAGCCGCTCTACCTGTCATTGTCGCCGAAGGTCTCGGCAAAACCGTTCCCACCTCGGATGGGGATTTGCATATCTTGGCATCGGTGAATTTAATCATCAAGCGGGGCGAAAGCATCGCGATCGTCGGCGAATCCGGATCGGGCAAGTCCACGCTGTTGAGTCTGCTGGCCGGGCTGGACACCCCGAGTAGCGGCTCGGTGATCGTTGCCGGCCGCGATTTGACCCAAATGAACGAAGACGGCCGGGCCGCGCTGCGCAACGAGTTGGTCGGATTCGTGTTCCAGTCCTTCCAATTGCTGCCTGCCTTGACCGCGCTGGAAAACGTCATGCTGCCGTTGGAGCTGGCCGGGAACGCGAACGCCGAACCGGCCGCCCGCACCTTGCTGGAGCGGGTCGGCCTAGGTAAGCGGCTGCAACATACGCCTAGGCAACTGTCCGGCGGCGAACAGCAACGCGTTGCGTTGGCGCGAGCCTTCGTCGGCCGGCCGGCGATTTTGTTCGCCGACGAGCCGACCGGCAATCTGGACAGCAACACCGGCGCGCACATCGTCGAATTATTATTCGAATTGAACCAGGAATTACACACGACCCTGATTCTGGTAACCCACGACATGAGCTTGGCGGCGCGTTGCCAGCGCACGATACGGCTGGAAGCCGGGAGCATCGTATGA
- a CDS encoding arylesterase yields the protein MTGMVLAMVLSVAPAGAAAKTIVVLGDSISAGYGIEVQLGWVALLQKKLVDAGSPHAVFNESISGDTSAGGLARLESILARHKPDVVVLELGANDGLRGLSPQEMKRNLTEIVNRSRHIGAEVLLLAMKIPPNYGKRYIEMFYEVYPQLAGELRLAWVPFILEDIALKPELMQADGLHPNADAQPALVEKIWPSLLPLLK from the coding sequence ATGACTGGAATGGTCCTTGCGATGGTATTAAGTGTGGCACCCGCCGGGGCCGCGGCTAAGACGATCGTGGTGTTGGGAGACAGTATTAGTGCCGGTTACGGCATCGAAGTTCAGCTCGGCTGGGTCGCGCTGCTGCAAAAAAAACTGGTCGACGCCGGCAGCCCCCATGCGGTATTCAACGAGAGTATCAGCGGCGACACATCGGCCGGCGGCTTGGCGCGTTTGGAGTCGATCTTGGCGCGTCACAAGCCCGATGTCGTGGTGCTGGAGTTGGGCGCCAACGATGGCTTGCGCGGCCTGTCGCCGCAAGAAATGAAGCGTAATCTGACCGAAATCGTCAACCGCTCGCGACACATTGGCGCTGAAGTGTTGTTGCTGGCGATGAAGATTCCCCCCAATTACGGCAAACGCTATATCGAGATGTTCTACGAAGTTTATCCGCAATTAGCTGGCGAGCTACGGTTGGCATGGGTGCCGTTCATTTTGGAAGACATTGCGCTGAAACCGGAACTGATGCAGGCCGACGGCCTGCATCCCAACGCCGACGCGCAACCGGCGCTGGTCGAGAAAATTTGGCCGTCCTTGCTTCCGTTGCTGAAATAG